From the Paenibacillus sp. MMS20-IR301 genome, the window AGGAAGGTTCGGCAGCCGCACCTACGGCCGGATTGCATTTCACCAAGGAGCTGCTGGAGCAGATTGCCGCCATCGGCGTTAATATTGCCTATATTACGCTGCATGTAGGGCTTGGCACCTTCCGCCCGATGTCCGTAGAGACAGTGGAAGAGCATGTCATGCATGCGGAGTATTTCGAGCTCTCCTCAGAGACGGCAGATTTGCTGAATGAGGCCAGAGCAAGAGGCGGACGTATTATCGCGGTCGGCACCACCTCCTGCCGGACGCTTGAAACCGCAGGAAGACAGTCAGCCGGCGGACTGCTGCAGGAATGCAGCGGCTGGACGGATATTTTCATCTATCCGGGCTATGAATTCACTGTTGTCAATGCACTGATTACCAACTTTCATCTGCCCAAGTCTACCTTGGTGATGCTGGTGAGCGCTTTAGCCGGACGGGAGCATATTCTCGCCGCATATGAAGAAGCCATCAGGCAGAAGTACCGGTTCTTCAGCTTTGGCGATGCAATGTTCATTTATTAAGCAAGAGGAAGGGTTAAACATATGGCAGCCATTACGTATGAACACATTAAGACCTGTAAGCAGTCTGGAGCACGGCTCGGCAGGGTCCACACTCCGCACGGAATTATCGAAACACCGACCTTCATGCCGGTCGGTACACAGGCAACCGTCAAAACCATGAGTCCTGAAGAGCTCAAGCAAATGAATGCCCAGATTATTCTGAGCAACACCTACCATCTGTTCCTTCGTCCGGGTCACGATATCATCGGCGAAGCCGGGGGCCTGCACAAATTCATGAACTGGGACCGGCCGATCCTGACTGACAGCGGCGGTTTTCAGGTATTCTCACTCAGCGACATGCGCAAGATTACCGAAGAGGGTGTTCATTTCCGCTCCCATTTGAACGGTGATAAGAAGTTCCTCTCACCGGAAGTAGCGATGGAGGTTCAGAACGCACTCGGTTCCGATATAATGATGGCCTTCGATGAATGCCCGCCCTACCCGGCAGAATATGATTATGTCAAAAAATCACTGGAACGCACCACCCGCTGGGCGGAAAGATGCCTCAAGGCGCATAGCCGTCCAAATGACCAGGGCCTGTTCGCCATCGTACAGGGAGGCATGCATGAAGATCTGCGCCGCCAGAGTGCTGCTGATTTGACTTCCATGGATTTCCCGGGGTATGCTATTGGTGGACTCAGCGTCGGAGAGTCCAAGCAGCTTATGTATGAAGTGCTGGATTATACAGTTCCTCTTCTGCCGCAGAATAAACCGCGCTATTTGATGGGTGTAGGTTCACCGGATGCGCTGCTGGAAGGGTCAATCCGCGGAGTGGACATGTTCGACTGTGTTCTGCCTACCCGTATTGCCCGTAACGGAACTACGATGACCAGCCAAGGAAGACTCGTTGTGCGCAACGCGCAGTACGCCCGTGATTTCGGGCCGCTGGATCCGGAGTGTGACTGCTACACCTGCCGGAACTATTCCCGTGCCTATCTGCGTCATTTGATCAAAGCTGATGAAACCTTCGGCCTGCGGTTAACGACATACCATAATTTACACTTCCTGCTGGATTTGATGCGTAAAGTGCGTGAAGCCATCATGGAGGATCGGCTGCTTGATTTTCGCGATGAGTTTTTTGCACAATACGGATTATATGATAATCTGAAAGGCTTCTAGAAATTAAATGAGGCGTTAAGTTTGTTGAAAGGGGGGAAATAATATGTCAAGTTTTCAACTGGCAGCAGCTACAGGCGGCGGGGGCAGCATACTCGGCCTTGTAGGTCCATTTGTACTTATGTTTGTTGTATTCTACTTCCTGTTGATTCGTCCGCAGCAGAAGAAGACCAAAACACGTAATGCCATGCTTAAGTCGCTGAAGAAAGGCGATAAGATTGTTACAATTGGCGGTCTTCACGGAACAATCATGGAGATTTCGGATGACATCGTGGTTTTGCGGGTGAATGATGTTACCCGTTTGACCTTCGACCGCGGCTCCATCAGCCACGGCGTAGTAGAAGCAGACGACAAAGAATAGGTTGTCCTGATTCAAGTACATAAAAACCGGCGTTTCTCTTAGGAGAATACGCCGGTTTTTTTCGGAGATAAGAATTTATATGTTTCTGGGTCCCCGCAAGTACCGCTTTGTAGAGATGTTTTAACGGGTATGGGTGGCGCGGCTTCTGACCCGCAAGCGGTCTTCGCCGCTGCGAAGCGTAAGTTTGGCAAGCTTGACGGCAACAGTTGTAGATACAACTGCCAGCAAAGTTCCCCCAAGCATATCAGTCAGCCAGTGAATCCCCAGATAGAAGATTCCGAACACAATAACTACAGCCGAGATTCCGCTAATGACCATCCAGCGGCGGTTGCCGGAGCGGAAGGCCAGGAGAGCCATCGATACAGAGATTGCCGTATGCAGACTCGGGAAACAGTTATTCAGGCCGGACAACGGCCGGTACTCCTGTTCAAACCTCGGAAATACCTCCAGCATGGTGAATTTTACTCCGGCGGGCACATAGGACCACACTTCGTTGACCGGGAAATACAGATAGAAAGGTATGGCGATCGCATAGGTCAGTATAATGGTATAGCAGGTCGCATAGAGCAACACGCGGTTTTTATCAAGCAGATAAATGCCCAGCGAAGCAGCGAGTACGGATTGCAGCATGAAAATATAGAAGAATACGATGACCGGCGTCAGCCAGGGGGCATAGAACAGCTCCTGAACATGTCTGACGAAGTGACCCTCTAGTCCGAAGACGAAAGAAGTATAATCAGCAGCCAGATGCATCTTCCGCTCAATCTGCAGCTCATATTTATTGAGTGCAAGAACGCTGAACATTCCAACAATAATCAGAATGAATTTGTAGGACCTCAGCATTTCTCTTCCGATTTCGACTAATGCCATCAGCGGATTGCGCCGGGCGCCGATCCAAATGAGCAGTACAACAATGAGAGTGGTGTAGACAGCAATTAAATTCATGGAATGGTAAAGCAAAGTATCGTAAGCCTCCTTGATCAATTACGCATAAGTCAGATGATCACAGTGTATCACATTTTCAAGGAGAGATTTCAAATTTTGAAAATTATATATTTTAGTTCTTTTGTAAATTAACACCAAATATTCCTCCGAGTGCGCTGATCCCTGCGGCAGCCAGTACCCATAACAGATCCATGCCGGCTGGTGCACTGTCCAGTGCCAGGAAGCCGACCAGCAGGACAATCAGTCCGTAGAATGCTCCGGTGAGCGCCCCCTGATACCACCCTTTACTGGAAGCCCTGCTGCCGGCGGTCAATCCGCCGAAAGCGGCAGCGATGCCGTGGACGATATAAGTGTACATGGTGAGATCCTGCTCCTGCAGCCCGCTGCCCCAAAGAAGAAGGGAAAGGACAAATGCTCCGAGCAGCATCCACAGGAAAGCCCGGCATAAACCTGATAATACAGGACTGGATATTTTCCATGAGAACAGACGCCTGATCAAGGACATGGTACAACCTCCTAAAAGTTTTGTTAGCACTCACTACTTCCGAATCCGCTTCGTACAAAACTTGCTCCGGAAGCATATGCTTAGTTTTGTTAGCATTTCGTTCCGGTTAGAAGCTTGGTCTGTGTGCTGGTACTAATCATTGTATGGGGAGGCTTGCCCCATTAGTACAAGACATCAGATATGACTTTTACCAGTAATTTATCAAACAGCTTCCGAATGTTCCCTTGGCAGGCAGGCCAGAATAGGGTTACATTACTCCGCCCGGACGGCTGAAGCTGACGGGTGAGAAGCGGAAGGGGAGCGAAGAGAATATGTTGTTCCAGCATATTACTGCCCATATCTTTCTGACCGTGCTGATGTATATCTTCATTTTCCTGAGTATGCGCATCATGGGCAAACGGGAAATCGGCAAACTGTCCGTATTTGATCTGACGATTTCCATCATGATTGCCGAGATCGCTGTGTTTGTCATTGAAGATATGGAGCGGCCCATTTACGACGGATTTGTGCCCATGGCAACGCTGGTTCTGATTCAGGTACTTGTCGCACAGCTCAGCCTGAAAAGCCGGAAGCTGCGCCTGCTGGTGGACGGCAAGCCAAGCATCCTGATCTCCGGCGGCAAGCTGCACCGGGGCGAGATGCGTAAACAGAGATATAATATCGATGATCTGCTGATGCAGCTCCGCGGGCAGAATATCGACAGCCCGGCGGATGTGGAGTTCGCCATTCTGGAGACGAGCGGGCAGCTTACCGTTATTGAGAAGAATAAAGGCGTCTCCTCATCCAATCAGACGGGCAACAGCAGTTCAAGCGCAGAGCAGAAAGAACAAAACAGCAGCAGCGGGGACAGCAGCTCCGGGAATTCAAGCGGCGGGAAATCCGGAAGCTCCGGCGATGCCGTGAAGCTGCCCAAGCACAAAATCCGTTATGAAGGCCTGCCGATTCCCCTGATCATGGATGGTAAGGTTCAGGACGGGAATCTGGAGATGATCGGCAAAAACCGGTTTTGGCTCAGAACCCAGATCCGGCAAAAAGGCGTTTCTGATTTCCGTGATGTCTTCCTGTGCTCTGTTGATCACAAAGGCCAGCTCTATATCGATCCGATCAACCCGAGGTAAGGGACGGCTTAGCTGTGCCACCTTTTCATAAAGGGCAGCCGTTCCAGATCACGCCCCGAGATCAGCCCTGACAACAGGCAGATGCTAAGATAGATGCCCATCCCGCACGCAGCGGCAACCAGAAACTGTATCCACTGTGAAGAGGAGACGGGGACAGAAGTATAGACGTAGGACATCCCGGCAGCCATGATGATTGTAGCGGCTATGATCTTAACCGGATCCGCCCATCTCAGGGACATGGCGGTCAGGCGGATCACGCTGTAGCCGTGCAGCACGGTGACGAGGAGGCTGTTGACAATGATGGCGGCAATGGCACCTTGTATTCCGTACTCGGGGCGTGAGGCCAGCAGGAGAATCAGCAGAATTTTCACAACAGCTCCTATCAGCGTATTGACCAGCGCTTTACCCGGACGGTCCATAGCCTGAAGGGCTGCCTGCAGCGGAGCCTGAACATATAGAAATAAAGCAAACGGCGCCATCATCCGCAGCATTGGTGCCGTATCTGCTGCATTGCCGTACATCAGCGTACATAACGGTACGGCAAGAATATACATAACGGCTGCGAACGGGGCACCGGTAACCATGGCGAGCCGCAATGCCTGATGCATTCTTTTATGAATGGTGGGCAGGTCATTGCGCGCAGCTGCCTCAGATAAGGAAGGAACGAGGGAGACGGCCAGCGAAGAGCTGAGCACACCCGGCAGCAGCAGCAGCGGGATGACCATTCCCTGCAGGGAGCCGTATTGCGCAGTTGCGGCAGCGGCAGCTATTCCGGCAAGAGCCAGACTGCGTACAGTAATAATCGACTCCAGCAGGTAGGAGAAGGAGCCGATCAGCCGTCCGGCAGTCACAGGTACGGAGATCCCGATCAGCCGTTTGAGCATTGGCGTTGTATTGTCTTGTGTTTGCTGTACAGAGGCCTGGCCGGAGTCTGTTGCTTCGGAAGGCGGAGGTGCTGCCTCCTTGCGGTCTTTGCCTGCGATATAATAATATTGCCATAGCAGAGCCAGCATTCCGGCAATTTCACCGACCGTTACCCCCAGCATTGCCCCCGCCGCCGCAAAGGCGATGCCCTTGGGCAGCAGCAGCCAGGAGAACCACAGCATGAAAAAAATGCGGATCAGCGACTCCAGCACAGAAGAGTACGCTGAAGGCAGCATGTTCTGCCTGCCCTGGAAGTAGCCGCGGTACACTGCGGAGACCGCTACGATTGCAATCATGGGAGTCATGCTGACAAAGGTATAATATACCCGCTTGTCTGTAAGGAGAACACTGGATACCCATGAGGCGCTGAGCAGGGCAACGAAGGTGAAAATAATACCCAGTGTCAGGCTTAAGGCAAGTCCGGTGTGCAGAATCCGGCGTGATTGCTCAGGGCGGTTCTCGCCTTCAGCCTCTGCGACCATTTTGGCGACTGCAAGCGGGATTCCACCGGTAATGACTGTTACCAGCACAATGAAAAACGGATAGCCAAGCTGATATAGTCCTACACCCTCAGCTCCGATAATCCGCGGCAGGGCAATCCGGGGGATGAAGCCAAGCATGCGGTTAATGATACCGGCGAGCAGCAGAATTAATGTTCCCTGAATAAAGCTTTGCTTCTTCAACGGCACTCCTTCTTCCCAAGTTAAATGAAAACGGCAGCCATTTTTGTTTTTCACGAGAAGGCTTGTATAAGGATATGCCGGACCAGCCCCGGTCCATGACAAGCATTCTTTGTGACAAGTTTTTGGCCGAAAGAAGGAATGGCCGGCAGCTAAAGCGAATATTTATTTTGAGCATATAAACGAGGAATCTTTGGAGGTGTTGGGCACGTGGAATCGGAACATTGGAATTATGGCGCGCTTAGTGAAGAAATCGAAGC encodes:
- the spoVB gene encoding stage V sporulation protein B, giving the protein MKKQSFIQGTLILLLAGIINRMLGFIPRIALPRIIGAEGVGLYQLGYPFFIVLVTVITGGIPLAVAKMVAEAEGENRPEQSRRILHTGLALSLTLGIIFTFVALLSASWVSSVLLTDKRVYYTFVSMTPMIAIVAVSAVYRGYFQGRQNMLPSAYSSVLESLIRIFFMLWFSWLLLPKGIAFAAAGAMLGVTVGEIAGMLALLWQYYYIAGKDRKEAAPPPSEATDSGQASVQQTQDNTTPMLKRLIGISVPVTAGRLIGSFSYLLESIITVRSLALAGIAAAAATAQYGSLQGMVIPLLLLPGVLSSSLAVSLVPSLSEAAARNDLPTIHKRMHQALRLAMVTGAPFAAVMYILAVPLCTLMYGNAADTAPMLRMMAPFALFLYVQAPLQAALQAMDRPGKALVNTLIGAVVKILLILLLASRPEYGIQGAIAAIIVNSLLVTVLHGYSVIRLTAMSLRWADPVKIIAATIIMAAGMSYVYTSVPVSSSQWIQFLVAAACGMGIYLSICLLSGLISGRDLERLPFMKRWHS
- the yajC gene encoding preprotein translocase subunit YajC, whose amino-acid sequence is MSSFQLAAATGGGGSILGLVGPFVLMFVVFYFLLIRPQQKKTKTRNAMLKSLKKGDKIVTIGGLHGTIMEISDDIVVLRVNDVTRLTFDRGSISHGVVEADDKE
- a CDS encoding TIGR04086 family membrane protein; amino-acid sequence: MSLIRRLFSWKISSPVLSGLCRAFLWMLLGAFVLSLLLWGSGLQEQDLTMYTYIVHGIAAAFGGLTAGSRASSKGWYQGALTGAFYGLIVLLVGFLALDSAPAGMDLLWVLAAAGISALGGIFGVNLQKN
- a CDS encoding DUF421 domain-containing protein, whose product is MLFQHITAHIFLTVLMYIFIFLSMRIMGKREIGKLSVFDLTISIMIAEIAVFVIEDMERPIYDGFVPMATLVLIQVLVAQLSLKSRKLRLLVDGKPSILISGGKLHRGEMRKQRYNIDDLLMQLRGQNIDSPADVEFAILETSGQLTVIEKNKGVSSSNQTGNSSSSAEQKEQNSSSGDSSSGNSSGGKSGSSGDAVKLPKHKIRYEGLPIPLIMDGKVQDGNLEMIGKNRFWLRTQIRQKGVSDFRDVFLCSVDHKGQLYIDPINPR
- the tgt gene encoding tRNA guanosine(34) transglycosylase Tgt: MAAITYEHIKTCKQSGARLGRVHTPHGIIETPTFMPVGTQATVKTMSPEELKQMNAQIILSNTYHLFLRPGHDIIGEAGGLHKFMNWDRPILTDSGGFQVFSLSDMRKITEEGVHFRSHLNGDKKFLSPEVAMEVQNALGSDIMMAFDECPPYPAEYDYVKKSLERTTRWAERCLKAHSRPNDQGLFAIVQGGMHEDLRRQSAADLTSMDFPGYAIGGLSVGESKQLMYEVLDYTVPLLPQNKPRYLMGVGSPDALLEGSIRGVDMFDCVLPTRIARNGTTMTSQGRLVVRNAQYARDFGPLDPECDCYTCRNYSRAYLRHLIKADETFGLRLTTYHNLHFLLDLMRKVREAIMEDRLLDFRDEFFAQYGLYDNLKGF
- the queA gene encoding tRNA preQ1(34) S-adenosylmethionine ribosyltransferase-isomerase QueA; the protein is MNVDNYDFHLPEELIAQTPLADRSSSRLLLVNKENGQLEHGHFTDILQQFRPGDTLVLNDTRVIPARLFGVKEDTGAKAEVLLLKNLGEDRWEALVKPGKKLKTGAVIIFSEELRAVIEDEADMGGRTLRFIYQGIFQEILDRLGSMPLPPYIKETLDDRERYQTVYARQEGSAAAPTAGLHFTKELLEQIAAIGVNIAYITLHVGLGTFRPMSVETVEEHVMHAEYFELSSETADLLNEARARGGRIIAVGTTSCRTLETAGRQSAGGLLQECSGWTDIFIYPGYEFTVVNALITNFHLPKSTLVMLVSALAGREHILAAYEEAIRQKYRFFSFGDAMFIY
- a CDS encoding phosphatase PAP2 family protein, whose product is MNLIAVYTTLIVVLLIWIGARRNPLMALVEIGREMLRSYKFILIIVGMFSVLALNKYELQIERKMHLAADYTSFVFGLEGHFVRHVQELFYAPWLTPVIVFFYIFMLQSVLAASLGIYLLDKNRVLLYATCYTIILTYAIAIPFYLYFPVNEVWSYVPAGVKFTMLEVFPRFEQEYRPLSGLNNCFPSLHTAISVSMALLAFRSGNRRWMVISGISAVVIVFGIFYLGIHWLTDMLGGTLLAVVSTTVAVKLAKLTLRSGEDRLRVRSRATHTR